From the bacterium genome, one window contains:
- a CDS encoding HAD-IB family phosphatase, whose amino-acid sequence MRRAVFCDFDGTITASETFADVMRKFAPEKANELIPMIYEQSVTLRDGIKEIFRTIPVGAYDDIIEFTRGAKVRPGLDELLDYLNGIGVPFVVVSGGLRGMVEEIIAPYRAKVQAVFAPDVDLNDTHMHIRSDFESETELLSKTKVMDWLGIGERVLIGDSVTDLEAARVADLVFARDRLAEYLLGESVAFVPWETFLDVRDHLSQIHWATGR is encoded by the coding sequence GTGAGACGCGCGGTCTTCTGCGATTTCGACGGCACGATCACCGCGAGCGAGACGTTCGCCGACGTCATGCGAAAGTTCGCGCCCGAAAAGGCCAACGAGTTGATTCCGATGATCTACGAGCAGTCCGTCACGCTGCGCGACGGGATCAAGGAGATCTTCCGCACGATCCCTGTCGGTGCTTACGATGACATCATCGAGTTCACACGCGGCGCGAAAGTCCGCCCGGGTCTCGACGAATTGCTCGACTACCTGAACGGCATCGGCGTGCCGTTTGTTGTCGTCTCCGGCGGGTTACGCGGCATGGTGGAGGAGATCATCGCGCCGTATCGCGCGAAGGTGCAGGCCGTCTTCGCGCCCGATGTGGATCTCAATGACACGCACATGCACATCCGCTCCGATTTCGAATCGGAAACGGAACTGCTCTCCAAAACGAAGGTCATGGATTGGCTCGGTATCGGCGAGCGCGTGCTCATCGGCGATTCGGTGACGGACCTCGAGGCCGCGCGCGTTGCGGATCTGGTATTCGCCCGCGACCGGCTCGCGGAATATCTGCTGGGCGAGAGCGTTGCTTTCGTGCCGTGGGAGACGTTTCTCGACGTGCGCGATCACCTGTCGCAAATCCATTGGGCGACCGGCCGATGA
- the mtnB gene encoding methylthioribulose 1-phosphate dehydratase, which yields MNDPRETLVRHARAFYERGWMAGTSGNLSLRDGDDILITASGRAKGELTPDDILCVPMALHVATTAEMSLAGTPRPSAELAIHRAIYELYPGARAVYHVHTVEANWLTANDAREIELPALEMLKGFGIADESARMTAPIFENHADVERIARDVRRRFAAAPPDLPALLIRRHGLTTWAESADAARNQVELFEYILRYLALQNRAR from the coding sequence ATGAACGATCCGCGCGAGACGCTCGTCCGCCACGCGCGCGCGTTTTACGAGCGCGGATGGATGGCCGGCACCTCCGGGAATCTCTCGTTGCGCGACGGCGACGACATCCTCATCACCGCGTCCGGCCGCGCGAAAGGCGAACTGACGCCCGATGACATACTTTGTGTCCCGATGGCGCTTCATGTCGCTACGACGGCGGAGATGTCGCTCGCCGGCACGCCGCGCCCCTCCGCGGAGTTGGCGATTCATCGCGCGATCTACGAACTCTATCCCGGTGCGCGCGCCGTCTATCACGTGCATACGGTCGAGGCGAATTGGCTGACGGCAAACGATGCGCGCGAGATCGAGCTGCCGGCGCTCGAGATGCTCAAGGGCTTCGGTATCGCCGACGAATCCGCGCGCATGACGGCGCCCATCTTCGAGAATCATGCGGACGTTGAGCGAATCGCGCGCGACGTGCGCCGCCGATTCGCGGCCGCGCCGCCGGATCTCCCCGCGCTTCTCATCCGCCGTCATGGCCTGACGACGTGGGCCGAAAGCGCCGACGCGGCGAGGAATCAGGTCGAGTTGTTCGAATACATCTTGCGGTACCTGGCGCTCCAAAATCGCGCGCGTTAA
- a CDS encoding S8 family serine peptidase yields MALVFAVAGFAASAAPASALGLVAQWPTLDTWEHRTAWPVFAVFDAGVDPATVNGSSLFVSPAGAPGSPIAGTISVETTNVADDTVIFTPDDRLTLGAPYILQITTDIETPGDDPFDGVVPGGGMFVSNVPMDLERPDYDPLNPFGLFVNSNVLPGFDVVDPESTDPDKPWTIPGMGATQAWKLTTGRPDVVIAIIDNGLALYNNREIADRLFLNVGELPMPQDGGTPCGTYDCNGDGRVAASDYANDPRVPAPPPAYPLSPAELLAAFADGVDNDGNGYADDISGWDFFRNTPDAIGIDEWPEGAHGDDRAKDACAMADNDEGDKPGFCPNCTVLPIRVADAILASHNQVGQGVRYASMMGAQVGVAASGTPDYNRDIEDIIAAAHDGGMLLVAAAGDELGFHHSYPAGGEDVLSVKSIFPMPNVELFDFFPINLIAYTETYCTNYNEHVHLAGASGACSSEATGNVGGAAGLILSRAYDLGIDLSPNEVKQILIKSADDIANRCVTLTGGGCQPGFDRHFGYGRPNLARAMEMLGDGLDALIPPEVRITSPRWWALVDAAQSTQVSIEAFIHARGDDFDFVVEAAVGPEPLGAEFVEIASGSGSSPVTGVVATLDLTAFFSDAELRGPTADPDDHTITLRVRATSETGAQGEDRKAIAAYTDDDPASGWLPGTPFDLAASGESSPALYDLDGRDGGLLEIIFGTTNGKIEVFGWDEAAGKYARRPGFPVNIQDDSGPYEFDFALASPAVADLYGDGVPYIVTASGGGRVFAIHPNGNLHTDENGDPDPFLDGFPYVVPKPDSTTPKGFGHGNAFAASPVVADLNGDGVMEIIAANFQAKIFVITVFDAKSGAKGGDHPGFPVAALSTAGTVPANLVCKDDGGDPVEGIQILGTPAVGILDPSSADPALSRFPSIVVPTTEVCYDGARKTGRLYAIRHDGNAGGGSPFHVGWPLALPAPLADALPIPPLTSGITAAPAMMHDGARTVIGTGAFAYLPQLVTVENGVINTQTLPANFSVNISGHGAFDRVTPGGDIHYALPTTSAVKGVDGWLSLLRPLLLAWNLDGPTLEPIFSANLEDINFYVAPIFADVSGDGVREVVAGSSGFMLHAVSPDGTEPAGWPKYTFNWMIASSVAGDVDNDGSLDVFQTTHEGQLFGWRTPGAACLEGELNSGWRRFHHDERNTGVLGTDTAPPGVILDFTRNAAPNGGTRLRFDAPGDDWYCGAAAGYDIRVGDDPDALLTPEGFLAAQVVANDLQPKNAGILEQLDVDSESPDRHYAIRAIDDAGNLGHIAFASPAGAGDDDDDADDDDFNDDDDAADDDAAVGGDDDDDDDGGCCGC; encoded by the coding sequence TTGGCATTGGTTTTTGCTGTCGCCGGATTCGCGGCATCCGCCGCGCCGGCGAGCGCGCTTGGCCTTGTCGCGCAATGGCCGACGCTCGACACCTGGGAGCACCGCACGGCGTGGCCGGTGTTCGCGGTGTTCGACGCGGGGGTTGATCCGGCGACCGTGAACGGCTCGTCGCTTTTCGTTTCGCCGGCGGGTGCGCCCGGCAGCCCGATCGCCGGGACGATATCGGTGGAGACGACGAACGTCGCGGATGACACCGTCATTTTCACGCCGGACGATCGCCTGACTCTCGGCGCGCCGTACATACTCCAAATCACGACGGACATCGAGACTCCCGGCGACGATCCATTTGACGGCGTCGTTCCCGGTGGCGGCATGTTTGTCTCGAACGTGCCGATGGACCTGGAGCGCCCGGATTACGATCCGCTCAATCCGTTCGGCCTGTTCGTCAATTCCAACGTGTTGCCGGGATTCGACGTGGTCGATCCGGAATCGACGGACCCCGACAAACCCTGGACGATCCCCGGCATGGGCGCGACCCAGGCGTGGAAACTCACAACCGGCCGGCCGGATGTCGTGATTGCGATCATCGACAACGGCCTTGCGCTCTACAACAACCGCGAAATCGCGGACCGGCTCTTTTTGAACGTCGGCGAATTGCCGATGCCGCAGGACGGCGGCACGCCGTGCGGCACGTACGACTGCAACGGCGACGGCCGCGTCGCGGCGTCCGACTACGCGAACGATCCGCGCGTGCCCGCGCCGCCGCCGGCCTATCCGCTTTCGCCCGCGGAGCTTTTGGCCGCGTTCGCGGACGGCGTGGATAACGACGGCAACGGCTACGCGGACGACATCAGCGGGTGGGACTTTTTTCGAAACACTCCCGACGCGATCGGCATCGACGAGTGGCCGGAGGGCGCGCACGGCGACGACCGCGCCAAGGACGCCTGCGCCATGGCCGACAACGACGAGGGCGACAAGCCGGGATTTTGCCCGAATTGCACCGTCCTTCCGATCCGCGTCGCGGACGCGATTCTCGCCTCGCACAATCAGGTGGGGCAGGGCGTGCGTTATGCGTCGATGATGGGGGCGCAGGTCGGCGTGGCCGCGTCCGGCACGCCGGATTACAACCGCGATATCGAGGACATCATCGCCGCCGCGCACGACGGCGGCATGTTGCTCGTCGCGGCGGCGGGTGATGAACTCGGCTTTCACCACTCCTATCCCGCCGGCGGCGAGGACGTGCTTTCCGTCAAATCGATCTTCCCGATGCCGAACGTCGAGCTGTTCGACTTCTTCCCGATCAACCTCATCGCCTACACGGAAACGTATTGCACGAACTACAACGAACACGTTCACCTGGCCGGCGCGTCGGGCGCGTGTTCGTCGGAGGCGACCGGAAACGTCGGCGGCGCCGCGGGGCTCATCTTGTCCCGCGCGTATGACCTTGGCATCGACCTGTCTCCGAACGAGGTGAAGCAGATACTCATCAAGTCCGCGGACGACATCGCCAACCGGTGCGTTACGTTGACGGGCGGCGGATGCCAGCCGGGATTCGATCGCCATTTCGGATACGGGCGGCCGAACCTTGCCCGCGCGATGGAAATGCTCGGCGACGGCCTGGACGCGCTTATACCCCCCGAGGTGCGTATCACGAGCCCGCGCTGGTGGGCGCTCGTCGACGCCGCGCAATCGACGCAGGTTTCGATCGAGGCGTTTATCCACGCGCGCGGCGACGATTTTGATTTCGTCGTCGAGGCCGCCGTCGGCCCGGAACCGCTCGGCGCCGAGTTCGTCGAGATCGCCTCCGGTTCCGGCAGCTCGCCGGTCACGGGCGTCGTCGCGACGCTGGATCTGACGGCGTTTTTTTCCGATGCCGAACTTCGCGGCCCGACGGCGGACCCGGACGATCACACGATCACCCTGCGCGTCCGCGCCACGTCGGAAACGGGCGCCCAGGGCGAGGATCGCAAGGCGATCGCCGCCTACACCGACGACGATCCGGCTTCCGGATGGCTGCCGGGAACGCCGTTTGATCTTGCCGCATCCGGCGAAAGCTCACCCGCGCTCTACGACCTGGATGGGCGCGACGGCGGGCTGCTGGAAATCATCTTCGGAACCACGAACGGCAAGATCGAGGTGTTCGGCTGGGACGAGGCCGCGGGGAAATACGCGCGCCGGCCCGGCTTCCCTGTGAACATCCAGGACGACTCCGGTCCGTACGAATTCGACTTCGCGCTTGCCTCGCCCGCCGTCGCGGACCTGTACGGCGACGGCGTGCCGTACATCGTTACCGCGTCCGGCGGAGGGCGCGTCTTCGCCATCCACCCGAACGGCAATCTGCACACGGACGAAAACGGCGATCCCGATCCGTTCCTCGACGGCTTCCCGTACGTCGTCCCCAAACCCGATTCGACAACGCCCAAGGGCTTCGGGCACGGCAACGCGTTTGCCGCCTCGCCCGTCGTTGCGGATTTGAACGGCGACGGCGTGATGGAAATTATCGCCGCGAACTTCCAGGCGAAGATCTTCGTCATTACCGTGTTCGACGCGAAATCCGGCGCGAAGGGAGGCGACCACCCGGGATTCCCGGTCGCGGCGCTCTCAACGGCGGGCACCGTGCCGGCGAATCTCGTTTGCAAGGACGACGGCGGCGACCCCGTCGAGGGCATCCAGATCCTCGGCACACCCGCGGTCGGCATTCTCGATCCGTCGTCCGCGGACCCGGCGCTTTCGCGATTCCCCAGTATCGTCGTGCCGACGACGGAGGTTTGCTACGACGGTGCGAGGAAGACCGGGCGCCTGTACGCGATCCGCCACGACGGCAACGCGGGCGGCGGCTCGCCGTTCCACGTCGGCTGGCCGCTTGCGCTTCCCGCGCCGCTCGCCGACGCCCTGCCGATACCGCCGCTGACCTCCGGCATCACCGCCGCGCCGGCGATGATGCACGACGGCGCCCGCACGGTGATCGGCACGGGCGCGTTCGCGTATCTGCCGCAGCTCGTCACCGTCGAAAACGGCGTCATCAACACGCAGACGCTGCCCGCCAATTTTTCGGTCAACATCTCCGGGCACGGCGCGTTTGATCGCGTGACGCCGGGCGGCGATATCCACTATGCGCTGCCCACGACATCCGCCGTCAAGGGCGTGGACGGCTGGCTGAGCCTTCTTCGTCCCTTGCTGCTGGCATGGAATCTCGACGGCCCGACGCTCGAGCCGATCTTCTCGGCGAACCTGGAGGACATCAATTTCTACGTCGCGCCGATCTTCGCCGACGTTTCGGGCGATGGCGTGCGCGAGGTGGTCGCCGGTAGCTCGGGCTTCATGCTTCACGCGGTTTCGCCGGACGGCACCGAACCCGCGGGCTGGCCGAAATACACCTTCAACTGGATGATCGCCTCGTCGGTCGCCGGCGACGTGGACAACGACGGCTCGCTGGATGTTTTCCAGACGACGCACGAAGGCCAGCTCTTCGGCTGGCGCACGCCGGGCGCGGCGTGCCTTGAGGGCGAGCTCAATTCCGGCTGGCGGCGATTCCACCACGACGAACGCAACACGGGCGTGCTCGGCACGGACACGGCGCCGCCGGGCGTCATTCTGGATTTTACGCGCAACGCCGCGCCGAACGGCGGCACGCGCCTGCGTTTCGACGCGCCGGGCGACGACTGGTATTGCGGCGCGGCGGCGGGATACGACATTCGTGTCGGGGACGATCCGGACGCGTTGCTGACGCCCGAGGGATTTCTCGCGGCCCAGGTCGTCGCCAACGACCTGCAACCGAAAAACGCCGGCATTCTGGAGCAGCTCGACGTGGACTCCGAATCGCCCGACCGCCACTACGCGATTCGCGCGATCGACGATGCGGGCAACCTCGGCCACATTGCGTTCGCGTCGCCGGCCGGCGCGGGCGATGACGACGACGATGCGGATGACGATGATTTCAATGACGACGATGACGCGGCGGACGACGATGCCGCGGTCGGCGGCGATGACGACGATGACGATGACGGCGGGTGTTGCGGCTGTTAA
- a CDS encoding formylglycine-generating enzyme family protein encodes MDARMIGTIQRAMALFAVALSVFAFVFVASCGDDDDDDDADDNSDDDADDVTWVALTGGTFLMGCKDEDQWCEIGDGEFPQHEVTIGPFELMATEVTQELYAEITGLEPSYFEDCPQCPVENVTWDDAVAFCEQLGGRLPTEAEWEFAAWGGVDTLYYCGNDEQCVDDIAWHSQNSYGKTHPIRQKTPNDYGLYDMLGNVFEWVEDWFDAEYYANSPAENPTGPASGETKVIRGGSWLFHYQGPLRASCREANDPDTPRSNVGFRCAR; translated from the coding sequence ATGGATGCGCGGATGATCGGGACGATTCAACGCGCGATGGCGCTTTTTGCCGTCGCGCTTTCGGTTTTTGCGTTTGTTTTCGTGGCCAGTTGCGGCGACGACGACGATGACGATGACGCCGACGATAATTCGGATGACGACGCCGATGACGTGACGTGGGTCGCGCTGACAGGCGGCACGTTCCTCATGGGCTGCAAGGACGAGGACCAGTGGTGCGAAATCGGCGACGGCGAATTTCCGCAACACGAGGTGACGATTGGTCCGTTCGAGCTGATGGCGACCGAAGTGACGCAAGAGCTTTACGCCGAAATCACCGGGCTCGAGCCGAGCTACTTCGAGGACTGCCCGCAATGCCCCGTCGAAAACGTCACCTGGGATGACGCGGTCGCCTTTTGCGAGCAGCTTGGCGGGCGCCTGCCGACCGAAGCCGAGTGGGAATTTGCCGCGTGGGGCGGCGTGGATACGCTGTATTACTGCGGCAACGACGAGCAGTGCGTTGACGACATCGCCTGGCACTCGCAAAACTCATACGGAAAAACGCACCCCATCCGCCAAAAAACGCCGAACGACTACGGTCTGTACGACATGCTCGGCAACGTCTTCGAGTGGGTCGAGGACTGGTTTGACGCGGAGTACTACGCGAACTCGCCGGCAGAGAACCCGACCGGCCCCGCGTCGGGCGAAACGAAAGTGATTCGCGGCGGAAGCTGGCTTTTTCATTACCAGGGACCGCTTCGTGCGTCGTGCCGCGAGGCGAATGATCCGGATACTCCGCGATCGAACGTCGGGTTTCGCTGCGCGCGCTGA
- a CDS encoding peptidase M75: protein MKKWRLTLLFAAALAATFLAPAGCGCGDDDDDDAGDGAFEDAEIIANYADNVVIATYAWLADEAAGLNLAVIAFGDDPSDGLLEAAREAWVDTRTPWEQSEGFLFGPVDSLGLDPALDSWPVNRNDLDAVLASDDELTEEYVANLDPTLKGFHTIEYLLFGEGGAKTAGDFTEREFSYLVAVTADLAGAADTLEKSWTEGVDGAEPYRDVFATAGQEGNTAYPSLTAAAQEIVDGMEGIADEVANGKIADPFDNQDPTLVESQFSYNSLRDFSDNIRGILNAYTGGVPGAGTSGRGLSDFVAERDPDLDARVKQTIDEAIDALAAIPHPFRDAITDEDAADEIVAAQEAIRALFQVIEQDLRALVIG from the coding sequence ATGAAAAAATGGCGCTTGACCCTCCTCTTCGCCGCGGCGCTCGCCGCGACATTTCTGGCTCCCGCCGGTTGCGGTTGCGGCGACGACGACGATGACGACGCGGGCGACGGCGCGTTTGAGGACGCCGAAATCATCGCGAACTACGCGGACAATGTCGTCATCGCGACCTACGCCTGGCTTGCGGACGAGGCCGCCGGATTGAACCTCGCCGTCATCGCGTTCGGCGACGATCCATCGGACGGGCTTCTCGAGGCCGCGCGCGAGGCTTGGGTCGATACGCGCACGCCGTGGGAGCAGAGCGAGGGGTTCCTGTTCGGCCCGGTGGACAGCCTGGGGCTCGATCCCGCGCTCGATAGCTGGCCGGTCAACCGCAACGACCTGGACGCGGTGCTTGCAAGCGATGATGAACTGACCGAGGAGTACGTCGCGAATCTCGATCCGACGCTCAAGGGCTTCCACACCATCGAATATCTGTTGTTCGGCGAGGGCGGCGCGAAGACCGCCGGCGATTTTACCGAACGCGAATTTTCCTATCTCGTGGCGGTCACCGCGGATCTCGCGGGTGCGGCGGACACGCTCGAAAAGAGCTGGACCGAAGGCGTGGACGGCGCGGAGCCCTACCGCGACGTTTTCGCGACGGCCGGCCAGGAGGGCAACACCGCGTATCCATCGCTCACCGCCGCCGCGCAGGAGATCGTGGACGGCATGGAGGGCATCGCGGACGAGGTCGCCAACGGCAAGATCGCCGATCCGTTCGACAACCAGGATCCGACGCTCGTCGAGAGCCAGTTCAGCTACAATTCGCTGCGCGATTTTTCGGATAACATCCGTGGTATTCTTAATGCCTACACGGGAGGCGTGCCCGGCGCGGGAACATCGGGCCGCGGGCTTTCGGATTTCGTCGCCGAGCGCGATCCGGACCTGGACGCGCGCGTGAAGCAGACGATCGACGAGGCCATCGATGCGCTCGCGGCGATTCCGCATCCGTTTCGCGACGCGATCACCGATGAAGACGCAGCCGACGAGATCGTGGCCGCCCAGGAAGCGATTCGCGCACTATTTCAGGTCATCGAACAGGATCTCCGCGCGCTGGTCATAGGGTAG
- a CDS encoding thiol oxidoreductase, giving the protein MGARSFLIMYALAVAIAFLVSCNDGGGEAFEVEQPLAGGATTVFDRSSNAFTLPAPNLTESNLDIHLDGDVAFEARFVTAPADVNPGLGPLFNNTSCNGCHIRNGRGMPAAGTGRGGTQLLVRVGMPGAVAGDIETQVGVPGIGGQIRDHAIYGYEPDAVVSIDWVMFEGTYAEGTPYHLRKPVAGLARPGGEPFPPGLLTSLRVPPPVHGLGLLEALEEETILANADSDDRDRDGISGRPNYVWDEAAGEYALGRFGLKANQPNLRQQSAGAYVNDMGVTSPLFPEEDGRSDIDETTLRAAAFYAQTLGVPARVDWADPDVRAGEALFEQIQCAACHVPAMRTGFHELDELSDQTIHAYTDLLLHAMGPGLADGRPDFDATGEEWRTPPLWGLGLTHTVLPGAGLMHDGRARTIEEAILWHGGEAEASREAFRNLPALERERLLAFLRSL; this is encoded by the coding sequence ATGGGTGCCCGAAGCTTTCTGATCATGTACGCGCTCGCGGTCGCGATCGCGTTCCTTGTGAGCTGCAATGACGGCGGCGGCGAGGCTTTCGAAGTCGAGCAGCCGCTTGCGGGAGGCGCCACAACCGTTTTCGATCGATCGTCGAACGCGTTCACGCTGCCGGCGCCAAACCTGACCGAAAGCAATCTGGATATTCATCTCGATGGCGATGTAGCCTTCGAAGCCAGGTTCGTCACCGCGCCGGCCGATGTGAACCCCGGTCTCGGACCCCTGTTCAACAACACATCCTGCAACGGCTGCCACATCCGCAACGGGCGCGGCATGCCCGCCGCCGGCACCGGGCGCGGCGGGACGCAACTATTGGTCCGCGTGGGCATGCCGGGCGCGGTCGCCGGCGACATCGAAACGCAAGTCGGGGTGCCGGGAATCGGCGGCCAGATTCGCGATCACGCGATCTACGGCTACGAGCCGGACGCCGTCGTGTCGATCGATTGGGTCATGTTCGAGGGTACGTATGCCGAGGGCACGCCGTACCATTTGCGTAAGCCGGTTGCCGGCCTTGCGCGCCCGGGCGGCGAACCCTTTCCGCCCGGCCTGTTGACCTCGCTTCGTGTCCCTCCGCCGGTTCACGGGCTCGGACTTCTCGAAGCGCTCGAGGAGGAAACGATTCTCGCGAACGCCGACTCGGACGATCGGGACCGCGACGGAATCTCCGGCCGCCCGAACTACGTGTGGGACGAAGCGGCCGGCGAATATGCGCTCGGACGATTCGGCCTCAAGGCGAATCAGCCAAACCTCCGCCAACAATCCGCGGGAGCCTACGTCAACGACATGGGCGTCACCAGCCCGCTCTTTCCGGAGGAAGACGGACGCTCCGATATCGACGAAACGACGCTCCGCGCCGCGGCGTTTTATGCGCAGACTCTCGGCGTGCCGGCGCGCGTGGATTGGGCCGATCCCGATGTGCGCGCGGGCGAGGCCCTGTTCGAACAGATCCAATGCGCGGCGTGCCATGTCCCGGCGATGCGCACGGGCTTCCACGAGCTCGACGAGCTGTCGGACCAGACGATCCATGCCTATACGGATCTGCTGCTGCACGCGATGGGCCCCGGGCTTGCCGACGGCCGGCCCGACTTCGACGCGACCGGCGAGGAATGGCGCACGCCTCCGTTGTGGGGACTTGGGCTGACGCACACCGTGCTGCCCGGCGCCGGATTGATGCACGACGGACGCGCGCGGACGATCGAGGAAGCGATCCTGTGGCACGGCGGCGAAGCCGAGGCCTCGCGCGAGGCGTTCCGGAATCTCCCCGCGCTCGAACGCGAGCGCCTGCTGGCGTTTTTGAGGAGCCTCTAG
- a CDS encoding IPT/TIG domain-containing protein, whose product MRAAVLLLSLAFPLLAGCSCGDDDDDDGAAFDDDSALDDDQDDDDTSGDDDSDDDAAADDDDADDDNAIDDDDADDDDAIDDDAGDDDAIDDDAVDDDAVDDDTGDDDAVDDDTGDDDTTPAALAIDSVDPAAGGASVATLVTIEGDGFIAGIEVYVGTEAATNIVVVSATELHATFPPIELSRRGAKDVRVVRGADEATRAGGFEYLFDEDPVVMVHGLWGQGADFDKMKERFVALGYPADQLFAIDFTDDQASSRKNARYELPPFVDDVLAQTGAEKVDLISHSMGGLAARLYIKTYGGADKVRDYVSISGTQHGNNLSCPFIWLDDGPAELCPAYANQNQSENEVQWELNGDPDSADVDETPFGRDESGGLSYHALYTTADLIISPSTSGCLDQASRNDCTSPINQRVDGVGHIAMVYDAGVFDDVAAWVRAYNVSKP is encoded by the coding sequence ATGCGTGCCGCGGTCCTCCTTTTGTCGCTCGCTTTTCCTTTGCTCGCCGGCTGTTCTTGTGGTGACGACGATGATGACGACGGCGCCGCGTTCGACGACGACTCGGCGTTGGACGACGATCAGGATGACGATGATACGTCAGGCGATGACGACAGCGATGACGACGCTGCCGCAGACGACGACGACGCCGATGATGATAATGCGATTGACGATGACGACGCCGACGACGACGACGCCATCGACGACGATGCGGGAGACGACGACGCCATTGATGACGATGCGGTCGATGACGACGCCGTCGATGACGATACCGGAGACGACGATGCGGTTGATGACGATACCGGAGACGACGACACAACGCCCGCCGCGCTTGCGATCGATTCCGTCGATCCCGCGGCCGGCGGCGCGTCGGTAGCGACGCTCGTCACGATCGAAGGCGATGGTTTTATTGCCGGGATCGAGGTGTACGTCGGTACGGAGGCGGCGACCAACATCGTCGTCGTGTCCGCGACCGAGTTGCACGCGACCTTCCCGCCGATCGAACTCTCGCGGCGCGGCGCGAAGGACGTGCGCGTCGTGCGCGGAGCGGATGAGGCGACGCGGGCGGGCGGATTCGAATATCTATTCGACGAAGATCCTGTTGTCATGGTGCATGGCTTGTGGGGGCAGGGCGCTGATTTCGACAAGATGAAGGAGCGATTCGTTGCCCTCGGATATCCGGCCGATCAGCTTTTCGCCATCGACTTCACGGACGATCAGGCGTCGAGCCGCAAGAACGCGCGCTACGAGCTGCCGCCGTTTGTCGATGACGTGCTGGCGCAAACGGGCGCGGAAAAAGTCGATCTGATTTCGCACAGCATGGGCGGGCTCGCCGCGCGGCTCTACATCAAGACGTACGGCGGCGCGGACAAGGTGCGCGACTACGTTTCCATCTCCGGCACGCAGCACGGCAACAACCTGTCGTGCCCGTTCATCTGGCTCGACGACGGTCCCGCGGAGCTTTGCCCCGCCTACGCGAACCAGAATCAGAGCGAAAACGAGGTGCAGTGGGAGCTGAACGGCGACCCGGATTCCGCGGACGTGGACGAAACACCGTTCGGGCGCGACGAGAGCGGCGGCCTGTCGTATCACGCGCTCTACACGACCGCGGATCTCATCATCTCCCCGTCGACGTCCGGGTGCCTGGATCAGGCGTCGCGCAATGACTGCACCTCGCCGATCAACCAACGCGTCGACGGCGTCGGTCACATCGCGATGGTTTACGACGCGGGCGTGTTCGATGATGTCGCGGCCTGGGTGCGCGCATACAACGTCAGCAAGCCATAA